CACCTCTGGCGGGCAACGGTATCGTCGCCGAAACTGATTCCCTGCGTGCGAAGCAGGAAAGCTGATTCGGCCTGCTGTGCGCAGGGATGATGGCAGGGTGATCGTCGGATCACGGCCAGAAACGCCAGTACACCAGATTTTCTATCACGCCACCCGGCAACGTGGAAGAGATGGATCGCCACGCCCAGATCACTCTGGCACAACCTGGTGGGCTGATGCGCCGGGCCGGGCGGCGAGCGAACCGTACATTGGGTGTGACAGGAACTACTCACCAAACCATATCAGAAGAGATGCACTGGTGAGAGCCGGCGGCGTGTGTTCTCAGCCACGTATTTGCACTAATCACGCCACCTGCTCGGCCCGCACCGGTGCCGCCACCTGCCAGTGCAACATTGCCATGCCGATCAGGCCGACGATTGCCAGTAAGACAAAGATCATCCCGTAGCCGGTAAAGGTTGCCAGCACCCCGACCAGAACCGGCCCTGCCGCCGCTACCGGCGCTAATGCCAGATTCGCCACCCCAATGTAGGTCGTGCGTTCCGCAGGTGGGCTGAATGCAAAAACCAGTGTGAAGCCGGAGAGTTGATAACCGGCCTGAGCTGCACCGACCAGCGCAAAGATGATAAAGAACCACGTACTGACGGGGGCCAGCAATGCCAGCACTAACGCAGCCATACCCATGCCGGCTGACAGCACCAGCACCTGTTTGTGCCCCCAGCGATCTGCCAGCGCTCCCAGCCCGATATTGCCGACCGCCTGAGCGGCCATCATCACGCCGGTGAACAAACCAATATCAGCCGCCGGTACGTGAAACCGCTCTAAGGCAGCCGCCGTGAGAAAGCTATGACCGGTCAAGCCAAAGGCAATCGCAGCCCGACAAAAGAGGTAGCGGCGAAATGCAACATCGCGGCGGAGTAACGGCCCCAGGCCACGCAAGAAGACGTGAAAGGGACGGGTCGGTATCGGTGCCTGGGCCGGCTCTACCGTTAGTGCCAGGAAGACGTATGAAACCACCATCGCAGCAAAGCAGATCAGAGCCAGTATGCCTGCACTCTGGGGAAAAGGTTGTTGCGCCAGAATTGCTGCGGCGAGGGCACCACCACCGATCCCGAACAGACCACCCAGACCGGCCTGCAAACCAAAAAAGACACCCCAGCGCTGCGCCGGAATGATACGGGCAATCAAATCTTGCCAGGCGATTGAGGTTAGACCGGCACTCGTTGCGAAGATCGCGTATAAACTCAGCACAATCACCAACAGGACACTTGCCGGTAGATCGGGCATTGTCAGTAGAATAATGCCCAGCGCCAGAAACGGTAGCCGTTCACCAATGGTCGCTATCAACACCCACGGTTTGCGGCGTGGTTGTGCGGCAACGAGCGGTGCGGTAAATAAGCCCGGTAGCAACCAGCCGGCAAAAAAGATGGCCGGAATCAGTCCCTGCACCCAACGGGCATCGGTCAGGCGCTCGACAATTAACGGCAATACCGTAAAACGCGAGACCAGGCTAATCCCAAACGTAAAGGCACTCCCATCGAGAACATTTAACCAGAAATTGCGCCGGGCATAGCGGGCCAACACCGCCTCTGACGACGAGGTCATAGTAGCGTTCCTTACCTTGTTTCACCGCTGATCGTTCAATTATGACAGCTTCTATCGTAGCGCTGTCGTACCGATCATGGATCGTTCGCCCGACGGATCGTGCTGGTTGAGCAGCAATCAGGGCAAAGCCCTGTGCGCTCATCTATCCAAATTTATCAATCCCTTCACCGGCCAGCACCCGACCGTTTGACGCGCTACCTGACCAGTCGCCACTTGCACGCTGCCATCATCGCATCAACCACTCCAACATCTGCCCCCAATCCTTACCAAACCCTAACAAAACCCTCGTA
This genomic window from Chloroflexus aurantiacus J-10-fl contains:
- a CDS encoding MFS transporter, yielding MTSSSEAVLARYARRNFWLNVLDGSAFTFGISLVSRFTVLPLIVERLTDARWVQGLIPAIFFAGWLLPGLFTAPLVAAQPRRKPWVLIATIGERLPFLALGIILLTMPDLPASVLLVIVLSLYAIFATSAGLTSIAWQDLIARIIPAQRWGVFFGLQAGLGGLFGIGGGALAAAILAQQPFPQSAGILALICFAAMVVSYVFLALTVEPAQAPIPTRPFHVFLRGLGPLLRRDVAFRRYLFCRAAIAFGLTGHSFLTAAALERFHVPAADIGLFTGVMMAAQAVGNIGLGALADRWGHKQVLVLSAGMGMAALVLALLAPVSTWFFIIFALVGAAQAGYQLSGFTLVFAFSPPAERTTYIGVANLALAPVAAAGPVLVGVLATFTGYGMIFVLLAIVGLIGMAMLHWQVAAPVRAEQVA